In the genome of Podospora pseudocomata strain CBS 415.72m chromosome 2 map unlocalized CBS415.72m_2.2, whole genome shotgun sequence, one region contains:
- a CDS encoding uncharacterized protein (EggNog:ENOG503P6B0) codes for MWEDFELDAEQIPAFKLAFHIAQIVFAFVLWCLEIAVFRAESAKIVGNNGWTFAVFFLSLPAWIYLIGAPRFPRTRKIANPTVMVLVDVIFTIIWLSAFATQAAYNSSGLCGDVCGISKAIVAMGVFVFLFFCATTFLSIWTLKYYQWNNRLPGYDRGDRGAGSDSQNIDPDKAAFSLAPHDEEAYAPVNIHDADDDDRPAPYGGARSDYSSDPYGAPKSDYSDPYSSAVGGGAANASTIGSSYQDNPFRRGEANANPFDDDTEYNSGRVSAMGMGGASTLGGSMNSRYQAPSVGTYDEEEDRTGPARFPQANYDHLHR; via the exons atgtGGGAAGACTTTGAGCTCGACGCCGAGCAAATTCCGGCCTTTAAGCTCGCATTCCACATAGCACAGATTGTCTTTGCGTTTGTACTATGGTGCCTCGAGATTGCTGTGTTCCGGGCCGAGAGCGCAAAGATTGTGGGCAACAACGGGTGGACGTTCGCAGTG TTCTTCTTGTCGTTACCAGCATGGATCTACCTCATCGGCGCCCCTCGTTTCCCACGAACCCGCAAGATCGCCAACCCGACGGTGATGGTCTTGGTCGAcgtcatcttcaccatcatctgGCTCTCTGCCTTTGCGACACAGGCAGCGTATAACTCTTCTGGTCTTTGCGGAGATGTTTGCGGTATCAGCAAGGCCATCGTCGCCATGGGCGTATTCGTCTT cctcttcttctgcgccACCACCTTCCTAAGCATCTGGACCCTGAAATACTACCAATGGAACAACCGCCTCCCCGGCTACGACCGCGGCGATCGCGGCGCCGGCTCCGACAGCCAGAACATCGACCCCGAcaaagccgccttctccctcgccccccaCGACGAGGAAGCCTACGCCCCGGTCAACATCCacgacgccgacgacgacgacagacCCGCTCCCTACGGCGGTGCCAGATCTGACTACTCCTCTGACCCCTACGGCGCCCCCAAGTCGGATTACTCGGACCCGTACAGCAGCgctgttggcggtggagcgGCCAACGCGAGCACAATCGGCAGCTCATACCAGGACAACCCGTTCCGAAGGGGAGAGGCGAACGCGAACCCGTTTGATGACGATACCGAGTATAACTCTGGACGGGTGTCGGCtatggggatggggggtgcGTCTACGCTGGGAGGGTCGATGAATAGTAGGTATCAGGCTCCGAGTGTGGGGACgtatgatgaagaggaggataggaCGGGGCCGGCGAGGTTTCCGCAGGCGAATTATGATCACCTTCATCGGTGA